In a genomic window of Tursiops truncatus isolate mTurTru1 chromosome 7, mTurTru1.mat.Y, whole genome shotgun sequence:
- the CHRND gene encoding acetylcholine receptor subunit delta isoform X3, with the protein MQGPVLTLGLLAALVVCGSWGLNEEERLIRHLFEEKHYNKELRPAAHKEETVGVTLALTLSNLISLGWTDSRLEWEAKDFGNISVLRLPSDMVWLPEIVLENNNDGSFQISYSCNVLIYPSGYVYWLPPAIFRSSCPVSVTYFPFDWQNCSLKFSSLKYTAKEITLSLKQDEEDGRYYPVEWIIIDPEGFTENGEWEIVHRPARINVDPSASPGSPGRQAVTFYLIIRRKPLFYVINILVPCVLISFMINLVFYLPADCGEKTSMAISVLLAQSVFLLLISKRLPATSMAIPLIGKFLLFGMVLVTMVVVICVIVLNIHFRTPSTHMLSEGVKKLFLETLPEVLHMSRPAEDGPSPGTLVRRSSSLGYISKAEEYFSLKSRSDLMFEKQSERHGLARRLTTARRPPVGSEQAQQELFSELKPAVDGANFIVNHMKDQNNYNEEKDCWNRIARTVDRLCLFVVTPIMVVGTAWIFLQGAYNQPPPQPFPGDPFSYREQDKRFI; encoded by the exons ATGCAGGGGCCCGTGTTAACGCTGGGGCTGCTGGCTGCCCTGGTCGTGTGTG GCAGCTGGGGCCTGAACGAGGAGGAGCGGCTGATCCGGCACCTGTTTGAGGAGAAGCATTACAACAAAGAGCTGCGGCCCGCGGCGCACAAAGAGGAGACCGTGGGGGTCACCCTGGCCCTCACCCTCTCCAACCTAATCTCCCTG GGCTGGACAGACAGCCGGCTGGAGTGGGAGGCCAAAGATTTTGGGAACATCAGCGTCCTGCGTCTGCCCTCTGACATGGTGTGGCTCCCAGAGATAGTGCTGGAGAACAA CAATGACGGCTCCTTCCAGATTTCCTACTCCTGCAACGTGCTCATCTACCCCTCAGGCTACGTGTACTGGCTGCCGCCCGCAATCTTCCGCTCCTCCTGCCCCGTCTCCGTCACCTACTTCCCCTTCGACTGGCAGAACTGCTCCCTCAAGTTCAG TTCACTCAAGTACACGGCCAAGGAGATCACCCTGAGCCTGAAGCAGGACGAGGAAGACGGCCGCTACTACCCCGTGGAGTGGATCATCATCGACCCCGAGGGCTTCACAG AGAACGGGGAGTGGGAGATAGTGCACCGGCCGGCCAGGATCAACGTGGACCCCAGTGCCTCGCCGGGCAGTCCCGGCCGCCAGGCCGTCACCTTCTACCTCATCATCCGCCGCAAGCCGCTCTTCTACGTCATCAACATCCTGGTGCCCTGCGTGCTCATCTCCTTCATGATCAACCTGGTCTTCTACCTGCCGGCGGACT GTGGCGAGAAGACGTCAATGGCCATCTCGGTGCTCCTGGCCCAGTCTGTCTTCTTGCTGCTTATCTCCAAGAGGCTGCCAGCCACGTCCATGGCCATCCCCCTCATCGGCAA GTTCCTGCTCTTTGGCATGGTGCTGGTGACCATGGTCGTGGTGATCTGTGTCATCGTACTCAACATCCACTTCCGCACGCCCAGCACCCACATGCTCTCTGAGGGAGTCAAGAAG CTCTTCCTGGAGACACTGCCTGAGGTCCTGCACATGTCCCGTCCGGCAGAGGATGGGCCCAGCCCTGGGACCCTGGTCCGGAGGAGCAGCTCCCTGGGCTACATCTCCAAGGCAGAGGAGTACTTCTCGCTGAAGTCCCGAAGTGACCTCATGTTTGAGAAGCAGTCAGAGCGTCATGGGCTGGCCCGGCGCCTCACCACCGCAC GTCGGCCCCCAGTAGGCTCTGAGCAGGCCCAGCAGGAGCTCTTCAGTGAGCTGAAGCCAGCTGTGGATGGGGCCAACTTCATCGTCAACCACATGAAGGACCAGAACAATTACAATGAG GAGAAGGACTGCTGGAATCGGATAGCCCGCACAGTGGACCGACTCTGCCTGTTTGTGGTGACACCCATCATGGTGGTGGGCACAGCCTGGATCTTCCTGCAGGGCGCCTACAACCAGCCTCCACCTCAGCCCTTCCCTGGGGACCCCTTCTCCTACCGGGAGCAGGATAAGCGCTTCATCTAG
- the CHRND gene encoding acetylcholine receptor subunit delta isoform X2 yields MQGPVLTLGLLAALVVCGSWGLNEEERLIRHLFEEKHYNKELRPAAHKEETVGVTLALTLSNLISLKEVEETLTTNVWIEHGWTDSRLEWEAKDFGNISVLRLPSDMVWLPEIVLENNNDGSFQISYSCNVLIYPSGYVYWLPPAIFRSSCPVSVTYFPFDWQNCSLKFSSLKYTAKEITLSLKQDEEDGRYYPVEWIIIDPEGFTENGEWEIVHRPARINVDPSASPGSPGRQAVTFYLIIRRKPLFYVINILVPCVLISFMINLVFYLPADCGEKTSMAISVLLAQSVFLLLISKRLPATSMAIPLIGKFLLFGMVLVTMVVVICVIVLNIHFRTPSTHMLSEGVKKLFLETLPEVLHMSRPAEDGPSPGTLVRRSSSLGYISKAEEYFSLKSRSDLMFEKQSERHGLARRLTTARRPPVGSEQAQQELFSELKPAVDGANFIVNHMKDQNNYNEEKDCWNRIARTVDRLCLFVVTPIMVVGTAWIFLQGAYNQPPPQPFPGDPFSYREQDKRFI; encoded by the exons ATGCAGGGGCCCGTGTTAACGCTGGGGCTGCTGGCTGCCCTGGTCGTGTGTG GCAGCTGGGGCCTGAACGAGGAGGAGCGGCTGATCCGGCACCTGTTTGAGGAGAAGCATTACAACAAAGAGCTGCGGCCCGCGGCGCACAAAGAGGAGACCGTGGGGGTCACCCTGGCCCTCACCCTCTCCAACCTAATCTCCCTG AAAGAAGTTGAAGAGACTCTCACCACTAACGTGTGGATTGAGCAC GGCTGGACAGACAGCCGGCTGGAGTGGGAGGCCAAAGATTTTGGGAACATCAGCGTCCTGCGTCTGCCCTCTGACATGGTGTGGCTCCCAGAGATAGTGCTGGAGAACAA CAATGACGGCTCCTTCCAGATTTCCTACTCCTGCAACGTGCTCATCTACCCCTCAGGCTACGTGTACTGGCTGCCGCCCGCAATCTTCCGCTCCTCCTGCCCCGTCTCCGTCACCTACTTCCCCTTCGACTGGCAGAACTGCTCCCTCAAGTTCAG TTCACTCAAGTACACGGCCAAGGAGATCACCCTGAGCCTGAAGCAGGACGAGGAAGACGGCCGCTACTACCCCGTGGAGTGGATCATCATCGACCCCGAGGGCTTCACAG AGAACGGGGAGTGGGAGATAGTGCACCGGCCGGCCAGGATCAACGTGGACCCCAGTGCCTCGCCGGGCAGTCCCGGCCGCCAGGCCGTCACCTTCTACCTCATCATCCGCCGCAAGCCGCTCTTCTACGTCATCAACATCCTGGTGCCCTGCGTGCTCATCTCCTTCATGATCAACCTGGTCTTCTACCTGCCGGCGGACT GTGGCGAGAAGACGTCAATGGCCATCTCGGTGCTCCTGGCCCAGTCTGTCTTCTTGCTGCTTATCTCCAAGAGGCTGCCAGCCACGTCCATGGCCATCCCCCTCATCGGCAA GTTCCTGCTCTTTGGCATGGTGCTGGTGACCATGGTCGTGGTGATCTGTGTCATCGTACTCAACATCCACTTCCGCACGCCCAGCACCCACATGCTCTCTGAGGGAGTCAAGAAG CTCTTCCTGGAGACACTGCCTGAGGTCCTGCACATGTCCCGTCCGGCAGAGGATGGGCCCAGCCCTGGGACCCTGGTCCGGAGGAGCAGCTCCCTGGGCTACATCTCCAAGGCAGAGGAGTACTTCTCGCTGAAGTCCCGAAGTGACCTCATGTTTGAGAAGCAGTCAGAGCGTCATGGGCTGGCCCGGCGCCTCACCACCGCAC GTCGGCCCCCAGTAGGCTCTGAGCAGGCCCAGCAGGAGCTCTTCAGTGAGCTGAAGCCAGCTGTGGATGGGGCCAACTTCATCGTCAACCACATGAAGGACCAGAACAATTACAATGAG GAGAAGGACTGCTGGAATCGGATAGCCCGCACAGTGGACCGACTCTGCCTGTTTGTGGTGACACCCATCATGGTGGTGGGCACAGCCTGGATCTTCCTGCAGGGCGCCTACAACCAGCCTCCACCTCAGCCCTTCCCTGGGGACCCCTTCTCCTACCGGGAGCAGGATAAGCGCTTCATCTAG
- the CHRND gene encoding acetylcholine receptor subunit delta isoform X1, with protein MQGPVLTLGLLAALVVCASPGSWGLNEEERLIRHLFEEKHYNKELRPAAHKEETVGVTLALTLSNLISLKEVEETLTTNVWIEHGWTDSRLEWEAKDFGNISVLRLPSDMVWLPEIVLENNNDGSFQISYSCNVLIYPSGYVYWLPPAIFRSSCPVSVTYFPFDWQNCSLKFSSLKYTAKEITLSLKQDEEDGRYYPVEWIIIDPEGFTENGEWEIVHRPARINVDPSASPGSPGRQAVTFYLIIRRKPLFYVINILVPCVLISFMINLVFYLPADCGEKTSMAISVLLAQSVFLLLISKRLPATSMAIPLIGKFLLFGMVLVTMVVVICVIVLNIHFRTPSTHMLSEGVKKLFLETLPEVLHMSRPAEDGPSPGTLVRRSSSLGYISKAEEYFSLKSRSDLMFEKQSERHGLARRLTTARRPPVGSEQAQQELFSELKPAVDGANFIVNHMKDQNNYNEEKDCWNRIARTVDRLCLFVVTPIMVVGTAWIFLQGAYNQPPPQPFPGDPFSYREQDKRFI; from the exons ATGCAGGGGCCCGTGTTAACGCTGGGGCTGCTGGCTGCCCTGGTCGTGTGTG CCTCCCCAGGCAGCTGGGGCCTGAACGAGGAGGAGCGGCTGATCCGGCACCTGTTTGAGGAGAAGCATTACAACAAAGAGCTGCGGCCCGCGGCGCACAAAGAGGAGACCGTGGGGGTCACCCTGGCCCTCACCCTCTCCAACCTAATCTCCCTG AAAGAAGTTGAAGAGACTCTCACCACTAACGTGTGGATTGAGCAC GGCTGGACAGACAGCCGGCTGGAGTGGGAGGCCAAAGATTTTGGGAACATCAGCGTCCTGCGTCTGCCCTCTGACATGGTGTGGCTCCCAGAGATAGTGCTGGAGAACAA CAATGACGGCTCCTTCCAGATTTCCTACTCCTGCAACGTGCTCATCTACCCCTCAGGCTACGTGTACTGGCTGCCGCCCGCAATCTTCCGCTCCTCCTGCCCCGTCTCCGTCACCTACTTCCCCTTCGACTGGCAGAACTGCTCCCTCAAGTTCAG TTCACTCAAGTACACGGCCAAGGAGATCACCCTGAGCCTGAAGCAGGACGAGGAAGACGGCCGCTACTACCCCGTGGAGTGGATCATCATCGACCCCGAGGGCTTCACAG AGAACGGGGAGTGGGAGATAGTGCACCGGCCGGCCAGGATCAACGTGGACCCCAGTGCCTCGCCGGGCAGTCCCGGCCGCCAGGCCGTCACCTTCTACCTCATCATCCGCCGCAAGCCGCTCTTCTACGTCATCAACATCCTGGTGCCCTGCGTGCTCATCTCCTTCATGATCAACCTGGTCTTCTACCTGCCGGCGGACT GTGGCGAGAAGACGTCAATGGCCATCTCGGTGCTCCTGGCCCAGTCTGTCTTCTTGCTGCTTATCTCCAAGAGGCTGCCAGCCACGTCCATGGCCATCCCCCTCATCGGCAA GTTCCTGCTCTTTGGCATGGTGCTGGTGACCATGGTCGTGGTGATCTGTGTCATCGTACTCAACATCCACTTCCGCACGCCCAGCACCCACATGCTCTCTGAGGGAGTCAAGAAG CTCTTCCTGGAGACACTGCCTGAGGTCCTGCACATGTCCCGTCCGGCAGAGGATGGGCCCAGCCCTGGGACCCTGGTCCGGAGGAGCAGCTCCCTGGGCTACATCTCCAAGGCAGAGGAGTACTTCTCGCTGAAGTCCCGAAGTGACCTCATGTTTGAGAAGCAGTCAGAGCGTCATGGGCTGGCCCGGCGCCTCACCACCGCAC GTCGGCCCCCAGTAGGCTCTGAGCAGGCCCAGCAGGAGCTCTTCAGTGAGCTGAAGCCAGCTGTGGATGGGGCCAACTTCATCGTCAACCACATGAAGGACCAGAACAATTACAATGAG GAGAAGGACTGCTGGAATCGGATAGCCCGCACAGTGGACCGACTCTGCCTGTTTGTGGTGACACCCATCATGGTGGTGGGCACAGCCTGGATCTTCCTGCAGGGCGCCTACAACCAGCCTCCACCTCAGCCCTTCCCTGGGGACCCCTTCTCCTACCGGGAGCAGGATAAGCGCTTCATCTAG
- the PRSS56 gene encoding serine protease 56, with protein sequence MLLALLLLLLPLPDPRSAHGHPLYTRVPPSTLQALSAQGTKVLQAAQRSAQWAVNRVVMEIQHRLHECRTPGRPGPRAPLLQDPPEPGPCGERRPGAVNVTRAHGRIVGGSAAPPGAWPWLVRLQLGGQPLCGGVLVAASWVLTAAHCFAGAPNELLWTVTLAEGPRGEQAEEVPVNRILPHPKFDPRTFHNDLALVQLWTPVSPTGAARPVCLPQEPQEPPAGTACAIAGWGALFEDGPEAEAVREARVPLLSADTCRRALGPGLRPSSMLCAGYLAGGIDSCQGDSGGPLTCSEPGPRPREVLYGVTSWGDGCGEPGKPGVYTRVAVFKDWLQEQMSAAPFSREPSCRELLAWDPSEEPLADAAPPCAFYAHLCPGPAGACARLAHQQCLQRRRRCELRSLAHTLLELLRGAQELFGPRPGARPLAPALARPAPSLRDPPRHLSREQRLHSGSRAAGTGFPKRRSEQRGEANGCPGLEPLWQKLAALQGTHAWILQVPAERLAMDFHEVLADLGSKTLTGLFRAWVWAGLGGRHVVFGGLVGLEPATLAQSLPRLLVQALQAFRLAALAEAEP encoded by the exons ATGCTGCTGGCTttgctgctgctcctgctgcccctcccagACCCGCGGTCTGCCCACGGGCACCCACTGTACACGCGCGTGCCCCCCAGCACCCTGCAAG CTCTGTCAGCCCAGGGGACGAAAGTGTTGCAGGCTGCCCAGAGGAGCGCCCAGTGGGCAGTAAACCGGGTGGTGATGGAGATCCAGCACAGGCTGCATGAGTGCCGAA CACCTGGGCGTCCCGGGCCTCGAGCCCCCCTCCTCCAGGATCCACCTGAGCCAG GGCCGTGTGGCGAGAGGCGCCCCGGCGCTGTCAACGTGACGCGGGCGCACGGCCGCATTGTGGGGGGCAGCGCGGCACCGCCCGGGGCCTGGCCCTGGCTGGTGAGGCTGCAACTCGGCGGGCAGCCTCTGTGCGGCGGCGTCCTGGTGGCGGCGTCCTGGGTGCTCACGGCGGCGCACTGCTTCGCGGG CGCCCCGAACGAGCTTCTGTGGACGGTGACGCTGGCCGAGGGGCCCCGGGGGGAGCAGGCGGAGGAGGTGCCGGTGAACCGCATCTTGCCCCACCCCAAG tttGACCCTCGGACCTTCCACAACGACCTGGCCCTGGTGCAGCTGTGGACGCCGGTGAGCCCGACAGGGGCGGCGCGCCCCGTGTGCCTGCCCCAAGAGCCCCAGGAGCCCCCCGCAGGCACCGCCTGCGCCATCGCGGGCTGGGGTGCCCTCTTCGAAG ATGGGCCTGAGGCTGAGGCGGTGAGGGAAGCCCGTGTACCCCTGCTCAGCGCCGACACCTGCAGAAGGGCCCTGGGGCCAGGGCTGCGCCCCAGCAGCATGCTCTGTGCCGGCTACCTGGCTGGCGGCATTGACTCGTGCCAG GGTGACTCTGGAGGCCCCCTGACCTGTTCTGAGCCTGGCCCCCGCCCCAGGGAGGTCCTGTACGGAGTGACCTCCTGGGGGGACGGATGCGGGGAGCCAGGGAAGCCTGGGGTCTACACCCGTGTGGCTGTGTTCAAGGACTGGCTCCAGGAGCAGATGAGCG CCGCCCCCTTCAGCCGCGAGCCCAGCTGCAGGGAGCTTCTGGCTTGGGACCCGTCGGAGGAGCCGCTGGCAGACGCCGCCCCGCCCTGTGCCTTCTACGCCCACCTGTGCCCGGGGCCCGCGGGCGCCTGTGCGCGCCTGGCGCACCAGCAGTGCCTGCAGCGCCGGCGGCGATGTG AGCTGCGCTCGCTGGCGCACACCCTACTGGAGCTACTGCGGGGCGCCCAGGAGCTGTTCGGCCCGCGCCCGGGGGCGCGGCCCCTGGCCCCGGCCCTGGCTCGGCCCGCTCCGTCGCTCCGGGATCCTCCCAGGCACCTCTCCCGCGAGCAGCGGCTGCACTCAG GATCGCGGGCGGCAGGCACTGGGTTCCCGAAGCGGAGGTCGGAGCAGCGCGGGGAAGCGAACG GCTGCCCTGGGCTGGAGCCCCTGTGGCAGAAGTTGGCTGCCCTCCAGGGCACCCATGCCTGGATCTTACAGGTCCCCGCTGAGCGCCTGGCCATGGACTTTCACGAG GTCCTGGCAGACCTGGGCTCCAAGACACTGACCGGGCTCTTCCGAGCCTGGGTTTGGGCAGGCCTGGGGGGCCGGCACGTGGTCTTCGGCGGCCTGGTGGGTCTGGAGCCAGCCACGCTGGCACAAAGCCTTCCCCGGTTGCTGGTGCAGGCCCTACAGGCCTTCCGCTTGGCAGCCCTGGCGGAGGCAGAGCCCTAG